The genomic DNA aaaattaaaaaaaaaaaaaaaaaccctccaagaTGAGAAATTTAAAAACCAGACAGTAAGTGCTTGTCAAGAAGCAAAAGACAATATATTTAGAAGATCCAGGCACAACTCTCACAAACGAGTACCCGATCCCAACTGTATTACACATTCATCTATAAGAAGCTATATACATGAACAGggaaaagaaataaacaaaaaaaaaaaaaacacacgtaaGTTACCTTCCTAATATACACAAATACCTGCAaagtcaaaaatgtttgtttCCTATAGCACCCTTCAAATCGGTATCCGAACAAACTTCTACAGTCTCCTTCACTGAAGGTAGAACCTCAAGTTTTCCAAAGACTAGAAATCCCTGCTAGGGATGAAATCTCAATGCACTAGACACTATGCATATACAGCCCAGGAGTACTAACTATACGTAAATGGGGGTGGGGAACATGGCCCTCTAACTGTTACTGAAGTGCAACCGTCATCCTTGTTAATGACCGTTGTATCCCAACAACAATTAGATGGCAGAAAGCCTTGATGCTGAGCCAAACTCATCTTGCTTCCATTCAACAGACCGTAAAGTAACCACTATAGAGCAGTGGTTCTTGTAGTAGGCAGTGAGTCAACATAAACCAACCTAACTGAATACCCAGCTTGTAAATAAAAGGCACCTCCACTCTTGTTGCTTAATACACTGGATAGGATGAACAGTAACATTAACGTCCGTACGGCACAGTATTAACATGGAATCTTTATATACACTACAACACTGTAATGGAAACTTGTATTCGATGCTCCAGCGTCTGCAACAGTCATAGTGAAAGACATCCAGAAGGAAGAGGCAGTGGAACCATCAGAATTTTCATGGGTCGTCCTATACAACAGTACAAAGTCCTTTGCGTTATAGGTTGAGTTCCTATTAGAAGGATCCAAAAATACAGAATTGACAGGTGGTAGAACGTCCATAGTGGATGTAGATTAAACACTAGTATAGGAGCATGGCTCCCCATGCTCTGTATCCTTCATTTGGTCACCATGGTCTCCACATAGCAGAGGCCGGGGGCTGAATTTCAGGGGTACGGCTATTGTCCTGGACTAAACCCATTCCAGCCTTCTCCCCTTCAGATTCCTCCATATCCGAGCAGCTGTCCTCAGAGGAGGATCCCAGAAAACTCAAGCCACATCCCTCTTCAGAGTTGGGGGAATCCAGAAGTACATCCATCACAAGGTCTTGCAAGCTGCCCTCACTCAGGGGCATGGACTCCAGCAAGTGGTTCAGAAGATCAGCAGCCAGACTGGCATCGATGCCAGGGCAACTGGATACAAAGGTGTGAACTTCATGCATACACTGGATGTATCCGGCTGTAAAACGCTCACTGGCCTCATGTTCTAACAGATCAGCCTCTGCAAATAAACCACCATGAGTATTGGCAGCAGCACAATATAACAGACAAGGCATTAGCCATAACAACCAGACCAAAGCCATTACACATTCATGTTAGGACAAGACATTCTGTACATTCATGCTGCGCACAACAGAGACATGGACACTCACCAGCTGTTCTGTTCCGGAGGACCCGTTCAACGCGTTTCACAGTCAGTTCTAGAACCTCTGCATTTTCCATTTTTGACTGAAGCTAAAAAGAGACATTGCAATGTAAACATCTACCATCAAGGCTAGCACAGGAGTATATTCATGGTATAGCAGCAGTAATTcccataacttaaaggggttgtccacctttgagttaacttttagtatgagcagtgattcccaacaagtagctcgtgagcaacatgttgctctccaatcccttggatgttgctccgagtgtcctcaaagcaggtgattatttttgaattccaggcttggaagcaagttttaattgcataaaaaccaagtatagtaccaagtagagcctttgtaggctgccagtctacatagagTCTACcgaaaagccaatcacagccaatcaaaaggttgaggacccctgatgtagagagtgatattctgagacaatttgcaattggttttcattttttaatatttgtggttttggagttatttagcagctctccaagttTACAgttccagccatctggttgctatggtccaaattaccctagcaatcatgcattgatttgcataagagactggaatatgaataggagagggtctgaatacaaagaagagtaataaaaagtagcaatagcaatgcaatgttagccttacagggcatttgtttttttgcatggggtcagtgacccccatttgaaagctggaaagagtcagaaggcagcaaatcattcaaaagctaaacagaaaaaatgaagaccaagtgaaaagttgcttagaatcagccattctagaacatactaaaagttaaccacccatttaaagaagaacccccccccccaataagattACAGCTATgtgatctgctatccagaatactcagggcctggggttttccagataacatatctttctgtaatttggatcttcgtaactTAAGtctatagaaaatcatgtaaacatgaaataaatctggttttatttccaataactattaattcttagtttggatcaagtacaggatacggttttattattacagagaaaaagtagtgTCCTCTTTAACTCAGTTGtgctttgtatgtaatctgtatatacCATGTATACATCCAATGATTGTGCAGCTCTGCGGCCACTTTATAAATGAGTGTTAATATAAACatacacctttaaaggggtggttcaccttcaggttaacttttactatgttatagaatggcctactctaagcaacttttcaattggtcttcatgattcttttttttttttttaaagtttaggaattatttgcattctcctgactcaaaagggggtcactgaccctgtctaaaaacaaatgctcattcaagctacacatttattgttaatgctacttttcattactcatctttctgttctgaccctccCCTACTATTCcttattctcattcaaatcaatgtatggttgccagggtaatttggaccatagcaaccatattgctaacattgcaaactggaattctgctgaataaaaagctgcataacgcaaaaaacacaaataataaaaaatgaaaaccaatagcaaattgtgccagcgtatcactctctacattttactaaaagttcatttaaaggtgaacaatcccttcaaGCAGCAGGTACAGCAACGCCATTAAGGCTGCTCACACAAGCTCCTATACATACCTCAGAGTCAGACAAGATCCCACGCAATTCCTGTAGGCTCTCATTTATTCTGGCTCTCCTCCTCTTCTCAACCAGAGGTTTCCTCATCTGTATAAACAGCCAAGCAAAAGCCCAGTCAAACACTGCCATAACACATATCCGGTTCCTACGGGTCACTGCACTAAACTAATTTTACCCAGTGCAAATACATGAACCCCAATGTTTCCTGGGTGCTACTCTGTTAACACAAGACCACCGAGTCTTCACTGAACATCTCAAACAAATCTACAGAGAAATAGCTCATTATACAGCACTGCTCTCCTATAAGAAAACTCATCCAACATCACTTTCTTTATGTTTTAATACAGAAAGTTcactaatttatcaacactgggcaaatttgcccatgggcagttacctatagcaaccaatcggtgattcgctttttaaagccagctgtaagtagaactatgaaagcagcaatttgattggttgctatgggttactgcccatgggctaatttgcccagtgttgataaatgacccccagtgtgtttttaaaattagtttgTAATTATAACAGAAAGCAGTGGCGGTTTCTCGCTCTTGGctttgctggttctgactctctGCAGTAGAAGTAGGTTCCATAGGGACAGAGAAGGAATCTGCTCTATTGCTTCAGGAGTCACAATCAAAGCAATATCTGGCCAATAAAGGGACAAACTGCAGGTGCATGAAGGGAAACCCTagaataaaggaacagtaacttatTGAAGTGCCCCAGGACAAGGCTGCAATGGCCAAGCGATACAGAGATTGATATAAGCAGCTCTGTGCGCCCAAattagaactacagctcccagcagcaACAGCGCTCAACTATTAATAAATAAACGTGCAGGTCGGTAACAGCTGATTGGCCGCAGGCTCTACCCGCAAACATGAGCGCAAACGCATTCAAGTAGCTGCATGAAAGCCCTCGGCTCGGTTGCACCGGTTCTATAAAAAACTAAGGAGATGCTACGGGCAGCCTATTGCACAATACAGCGTCCAAACAAATGCAAAGCGACAGTTTCGCACGTAGAACgcgtaaacacacacacaggctgcGCACACGATCCGTTAAAGCGCGGGCACATATTCCTGGCACAATGGAGGGTCGAATCCGAAAGGCTCCGGGTAACGATTAAAAAGCCAAAGCAATCAGCGCGCACAATGGAATCCCACGGCGATCTCTGGCGCTAGACAACCCCCGGCCTGTTGGTTCAATCCACACGCGCGCTTACATACTTATATATGCACAGAACGGAAGTAGAAGCGTCGGGCGCGGGTCTCCCTCACCTGCCTGTCCCCTCGCTCCATGGGAGATCTATACGGACACACGGTACGAAGCAGATATATCCCTCACCTGCCTCTCCGTGCGCTCCATGTGATGGTTAAAGGACGCTCTACGGTTCTCTTTGTGACGTCACAACGCGGCGGCCCGCAGCCTCTATATATCACGCCTCATTTCCATGTGAATGGTCGGCCGCTGGTGTCGTCACGTACGCCGCTAACCAATTGCAGCGCGGCGCATTGTCCCAGCCGGCAGCTGCTTGATAGGACTGGAGGAGTCTGTGGCTACACTGGGGAATATGCTTAGGTTGGAAGTTCCGCCCGCACTGAATTCTAACAATGGTGTTTCTTCCCTGTCTAGTTTATTACCACCTGCCCTTTCATAATATAACGCGGAAGCAAGGCCAGGGCAGCTACCTGTAAATACACGTGTGTGGGTACAAACATATATCCCGTTATTACATGTGCTGGGGGCCTATTAACTCGCCTTATAAATCTTGTGTTTTGTACATTTTGGAGCagtttatcaagtgtcgaatttcgaatgaaaaaaaacgttgacattccaattaaaaaaagaccaaccgaaatgtattaaacatattGAAGTTTTGGCTCTAGGAGGGGAGATATCAATGTCAACATGGGCCAGAATCTGAGATACCGCATGGTGGTCTGAAAGTGTTTATAAAGTTATGACGAGGTGGGGCCTGGCTCCAGATCcactatttaaaggaattgttccgtgtaacaataaaaactgggtaaatagataggctgtgcaaaataaacaatgtttctaatatagttagttagccaaaaatgaaatgtataaaggctggagtgactggatgtctaacataatagccagaacactacttcctgcttttcagctctgttggtttccattgattggttaccaggtagtaaccaatcagagacttgagggcgggcacatgggtcataactgttgcttttgaatctgatgggtcataactgttgcttttgaatctgatcttaATGTTGAGattgagaatcaattgcaaactcactgaacaaatatgtcccatgtggccccccttcaagtcgctgactaactcagagttagagagctgaaaagcaggaagaagtgttctagctattatgttagacatccagtcactccagcctttatacattacatatttgtctaactaactatattagaaatattttttattttgcacagcctatctatttacatagtttttattttcacactgaactgttcctttaagctgttcCCAACTTCATCTCCACAATGCTGGAGAGGTTGTAAGGAAATGGGGTCCCTTTGCCACATACTCTGGCAATGCCCAAGAATAGACCCATTCTGGAGGGAAGTCATTGACCTCATACATTCTGTATTGGCAACACCCTTACTTATTAAACCTGCACACTTATTTCTAGGACAACCAATCCCGAAAATTAAGCGCCCAACCCAGAAATTGATTAATCATATCACAACTGCTGCTAGGCTAACACTTATGTCTAAATGGAGATCACAAATGATACCCGCCATAACAGAGGTTATTTCGAGagtgaataacaataaaaactttaaaaccatgACAGCGTACATAACTAATGCATCCGACTTGAAGAACAGACCTGGTCCCCATGGGTAACATATTTCTCAGTCAGAACCTAAAGTGAGTCAGACTGGAAAATATTACCACTAAGGCAAAAGCAGTAAACCTggaatgtagtacaggtatgagacctgttatccagaatgctcgggacctggggttttccggataacggatctttctgtaatttgggtcttcatgccttatgtctactataaattcatttaaacattaaataaacccaataggctggttttgcttccaataaggattaattatatcttagttgggatcaagtacaagctactgttttattattacagagaaaaaggagatcattttaaaaaatttggattatttggataaaatggagtctatgggagacagccattccgtaattctgagctttctgggtattgggtttccggataaggcatcctatacctgtacaaggtatcAGGTCTGAAGATGTACACAAAGAAATAAAGACACACTAGGGTAgggtataataaaagtaatccCAGGTTCCTTTGTTACTTTTTCTCTCAATATTTGTGCTTATTGTTGGCTTTATATGTACaactaaaaatcataaaaacaaacTGGCATGAATGAAACTTAACATGTGAAATGTATATGTGAGATTTATGTACCtgccaaataaaaaattttgagtgaccaaaaaaaattgaagtattttttctggcgaataggccgttttcgttcAAATTGTAGTTCGAATAGTAATTGAAGTAACATCGCATTcagtcgaattcgattcgaaggttttccttaaaaaaaagtctatttttcaatgtccaccaattgactccaaataggttctaggctaaaaataggctaaaactgcaattcggcaggttttatatgacAGTttcagagacagtacatgataaatttaaaggCCAGGTGGTAATAAACTAGACATGAAAGAAACGCGCATCTCCCTACAGCACACTATTAAATTgaacttggactattccctagtcgaagttctcaaaaaatagcttgaaattcgaattttttttaattcaaattttcacttcgacccttgataaatctgccccttggtgtcagaGATTCCCAATACCATAGAcaggctgtacaggtatgggacctgtcatccagaccagaatgcttggaataggattaattatatcttagttgggatcaagtacaaggtactgttttattattacagagataaaggaaatacattttttaaaatttggattaccgTATTTtatgataatggagtctatgggagacagcctttccataattcagagcattgtggataacgggtttcctgataacagttcccatacctctACTACAATTTCCAGCATCCTCCAAGAAGCTTTTACCTGTATTGCAGGTCATCTGTTGTGCTCCAGCACGGATACTTCCCCTGGACCAGTGTCTTGCACTTAtgattgccacctggccgtattttaccggcctggctggtaacaattatgcttgatgccaatgttgttattaggaaaaaacggcaagaatataggaagggtGGTAtgtttttccaggaaaggtggcaaccctacttgcactCTACATGggacccaggcctggactgggaatcaGAATctgccctggcattccaagtacgctgaggcccaaacagcccctaccagcgcactaaatagtgactgtctatggcatcttacagcagcctctatGGCATTAGCcacaatccacagattgccagtctgggcaaTTAGGGAGAAATTAGTGGTGGTGCCCAGTGCATTAGATACAGCAAAACAATGATAAAGGCTCAGAACCAGTTGATTACATTGTTACTGCAACCTCTCATACACTCAGAATACATGTACAGgtaggtatggggcctgttatccagaatgctcaggaccttttggatctccataccttaagtctactaaaaaaaataatttaaacattaaataaaccaaataggtttgtgttgccttcaataaggattaataatatgcttgttagggtcaagtacaatgtgctattttatcattacagagaaaaagaaaatcatttttataacttggaattatttgattataaatgaGTCTGcaggagatgacctttccgtatttcagagattttggggttttccagataacagatcccatacctgtatgtaaatgCTTCTTCTGGGTTAATTTAGTGTGTTAATATTGCATATCTGCAGCACTGGACTGTCATTTAGAAACATTAGgggtttttgtttgtttcataGGATGGGCCCTGGGCAATTTTCAGCCCTTGGCTATAAATCACCCAGCATGCCACAGCCTTAAAGGAGTGTACAATATATGCAAATAGTGCTGGAAAGAGAGAAGCAACCTAGTAGTGAAGGCATGGTGTGAGAACTGGTCTCAAAtgtaacagaaaaataatatatttatttattggccGCAAGATATATTTTATCAAATGGAACAGATGTAAGTTCTtataggtgaatttatttggcaccACATTGCAAGATCATTTAGAAAATCAGGAACATCCAATAAGAGCAAgcaaactacatgggagattttgaccAGATTTGGGGGAGCCAGACTTAATCTGACCCAGAAAATAACAACAGCACGAAAATTTGTGGGATGCTATAAAATCTGATTCCCCCTGTTGTAATGTAAAGACCCCATCAGACGTTATCTTGTCGGATGCATTTGGCAGCATGTAGTGATCCCTTCCTATAGTCAAATTGTTTCGGATGGCAAAGCTTCCATGGAGTCTGAACATCAGATTTcagatcagtcccattatacttTGACCCTTGCAACTACAGTACATCTGACATGTAACATGTGATCTGTCAATCCAATACTATCCTGCAAGATCTTCCATATAGTTTTGCTCTTAGAAAGCCAGTTTGGTTGCCTACACCACTACTAGTGTTGTGAatggtgtataatctctgtaaagcactgtggaatatgctggtgctatatgAATATTttagataataatataataatagctgATCATGCATTTTTCTAAAAAGGTTGAACAAGAAAGATATTATTAAGGATATCCAGAAACATACTACTactcttactactatcatatcacactgtgcactgtcttgtcctgtccctgcactttgctgtcctgtcttgcacgAGTCATATATCATATACCGGTCATATtgttgcacttgcactttttgtctgttgtctggtacatcaatgttgtgtgtagcactgtgtactgtacaaatgtatatggatgaaatgacaataaacccACTCTTGACTCTTGATATACTGTAAGTGACTACCAACACATCACAATTGTAAATAATCAAATCAGTTACAAACTACAATTATAAATGTAGCAGTCCAAGTGAATGGAGTTTGCTAGTAGAGTCAAATAAGTCCCAATAAAACAACCAATTGTTAATGAAATCTTGTTTAAGGTGAGGATCAGCAGTCTTAATCCTTATGGCTTCTTGCGAACATACAGTAAGTGATTTAAAAGGGACAAGATATCCTTTATCGAAGGTGAAGCTACAGATATCCAGTTTAAAAATAGCAATTTCTTTATAGCTGCTGTCAGCAATTTAGTAATGTTGTTAAGATTAATGAATAAAGATTTTGGGTGTGGCTTCAAAGATGAATCAGGGTAATTCAGGTGTAGTAATGCCCAAATTGGGTTTAGTTTGATATGGAGGTTAAGTTGTGATTTTTCCAGGATGAGCCAGACTTTACAGATTTCAGGGCAGCTAGTAATGAAACAAGTCAACATTTAATTGAGTACATTTAGGACAAAAGGATCGGGAGCTTGAACCTGAtcactttttgaacattttcccATAGCCCAAATggaccattttaaaatgttgaattctcCAATTTTCAGATGTAAAGTTCAAATTACACTTACGAATTGGATTGAGAAAGTTGGTTTGGTGAGATTCCTGTTTGTAAATAACCCGACCATTTATCCGCCACTTTAGCAAGAGGATGATTTGGTTCCACTACTTCTGGTAGCATTTTAAGTATGAGACATTCAGGGACATGAGAAAGCTGGGCACCTTAGCTTTCATCACAGTCATGAGTGTGAATGGCCCCACAGACctcaaaaaacaattttttgagtGGAATGTATGCATTTGGCATGACCCATGGTGTAAATATTATGGCATTCAGAGTGACTTATCATTATTTGGCTTGGATGAAGGGTATATGCTGGAGTGGCGATGAGACGACAAACTATTTCTATAATCAGGGCAGTTTGGCAGTATATTTAGTGGTGCAGCAGGGGAGGAAATAGGGAAGTGCTGAGAGAATGTGAGTGAAGAGTCAATTAACAGGCACGTGGCACAGGATCTAATGCCGTGGTGGTGTCAGAGAAAAGGGATTTTATTGGGGTAATTTAGGAGGCACGATGGTCATCTCATCCGTTGTAATGTTTAGTTTCAGGCACAGCTAACAGGCCTGTGAGATATTCAGCAGCGTACTGTATTAGCTGTCACTATTCTTCTACGTTGTAAATGATCTGTATCAGTTGTTCTGGCAGGACCTGTACAATCTTCTTATGTTTGAAAACAGCTACCTCCTTTGGAATTAAATACTCCAAAAACATGACTTTTATTGTGTTGTGGCCTCTCATGAAGTGGCACAGGACCAGCATACAGGATACTAGGATTTATTTGGCTCTCCATGGGGTTTGTA from Xenopus laevis strain J_2021 chromosome 5S, Xenopus_laevis_v10.1, whole genome shotgun sequence includes the following:
- the hes6.1.S gene encoding transcription cofactor HES-6 isoform X1 translates to MERGDRQMRKPLVEKRRRARINESLQELRGILSDSELQSKMENAEVLELTVKRVERVLRNRTAEADLLEHEASERFTAGYIQCMHEVHTFVSSCPGIDASLAADLLNHLLESMPLSEGSLQDLVMDVLLDSPNSEEGCGLSFLGSSSEDSCSDMEESEGEKAGMGLVQDNSRTPEIQPPASAMWRPW
- the hes6.1.S gene encoding transcription cofactor HES-6 isoform X2 is translated as MERTERQMRKPLVEKRRRARINESLQELRGILSDSELQSKMENAEVLELTVKRVERVLRNRTAEADLLEHEASERFTAGYIQCMHEVHTFVSSCPGIDASLAADLLNHLLESMPLSEGSLQDLVMDVLLDSPNSEEGCGLSFLGSSSEDSCSDMEESEGEKAGMGLVQDNSRTPEIQPPASAMWRPW
- the hes6.1.S gene encoding transcription cofactor HES-6 isoform X3; translation: MRKPLVEKRRRARINESLQELRGILSDSELQSKMENAEVLELTVKRVERVLRNRTAEADLLEHEASERFTAGYIQCMHEVHTFVSSCPGIDASLAADLLNHLLESMPLSEGSLQDLVMDVLLDSPNSEEGCGLSFLGSSSEDSCSDMEESEGEKAGMGLVQDNSRTPEIQPPASAMWRPW